One segment of Alistipes finegoldii DSM 17242 DNA contains the following:
- a CDS encoding S8 family serine peptidase, producing the protein MESTAAATRTAATRSGVASVDDVLSRLEIVSLERLFTYDARSEEQTRAAGLHKWYILTFGQGADLEKAARELAGVAEVSRIQFDTKLQKASVGNPMPFRIDETGTTRADFSGSGFNDPGLPNQWHYSNNGDKMFAATTAAGADINVPEAWKLTGGSPSIIVAIVDEGVKYTHPDLADNMWVNKAELNGAANTDNDGNGYKNDVHGYNFATNSSDLTWSVSHYDNKGKYDGDSGHGTHVAGTVAAVNNNGKGVCGVAGGTGSNDGVKLMSCQIFSGGNGGTISTSVRAIKYAADNGASIIQCSWGYPTQSPFTSDSYYERNYAAEKEAIDYFVSKKNNDVLDGGLAIFAAGNDATNFASYPGGYRSYVSVTSFGPDYLPAYYTNYGPGCNVAAPGGDASISPAGTSAAQVLSTLPSELPAELGTDGADYGYMQGTSMACPHVSGVAALGLSYALAKGRHYTVDEFKSMLLTAVNDIDSYIIGGTKNGMVLRNYRKNMGTGSIDAYQLLMQIEGTPCLPAKVGVQQVLSLDKFFGQASANLTYKSAEMSQADMDKLGITAAPAFSYGKLQIKCTKPGVAKIKIKAMAGSSSANGEMSGMEITKEFAIIARAVQAGNGGWL; encoded by the coding sequence ATCGAAAGCACCGCTGCCGCAACCCGCACTGCGGCGACCCGTTCGGGAGTCGCCTCCGTAGACGACGTTCTGAGCCGTCTGGAGATCGTTTCGTTGGAACGTCTTTTCACTTACGACGCCCGGAGCGAAGAACAGACCCGCGCCGCAGGGCTGCATAAATGGTACATACTCACCTTCGGCCAAGGCGCGGATCTGGAAAAAGCCGCAAGGGAGCTGGCCGGAGTGGCCGAAGTGAGCCGCATACAATTCGACACGAAACTGCAAAAGGCATCGGTCGGCAATCCCATGCCGTTCAGAATCGACGAGACGGGGACGACCCGCGCCGATTTCTCCGGCAGCGGCTTCAATGATCCCGGACTTCCGAACCAATGGCACTACAGCAACAACGGCGACAAAATGTTCGCGGCTACGACGGCCGCAGGCGCCGACATCAATGTTCCGGAGGCATGGAAACTGACCGGCGGCAGCCCTTCGATCATCGTCGCCATCGTCGATGAAGGCGTGAAATACACCCATCCCGATCTGGCCGACAACATGTGGGTAAATAAGGCCGAACTGAACGGTGCGGCAAACACCGACAATGATGGGAACGGCTATAAGAACGACGTACATGGCTACAACTTCGCTACAAACTCCTCCGATCTGACATGGAGTGTATCGCATTATGACAATAAAGGCAAATACGACGGCGATTCGGGCCACGGCACCCACGTCGCAGGTACGGTAGCCGCCGTAAACAACAACGGCAAAGGCGTCTGCGGCGTAGCGGGCGGCACGGGCAGCAACGACGGCGTGAAACTCATGTCGTGCCAGATTTTTTCGGGCGGAAACGGCGGCACCATCTCGACTTCGGTCCGCGCGATCAAATACGCCGCCGACAACGGCGCCTCGATCATCCAGTGTTCGTGGGGCTACCCCACTCAGTCGCCGTTCACGTCGGACAGCTATTATGAAAGGAATTACGCTGCGGAAAAAGAGGCGATCGACTACTTCGTTTCGAAAAAGAACAACGACGTACTCGACGGAGGCCTTGCGATCTTCGCCGCAGGCAACGACGCCACCAACTTCGCAAGTTATCCGGGCGGCTACCGCAGCTACGTTTCGGTCACCTCGTTCGGCCCGGACTACCTGCCGGCCTACTACACGAATTACGGTCCCGGCTGCAACGTCGCGGCTCCGGGCGGCGACGCCAGCATCTCGCCCGCAGGAACCAGCGCCGCGCAGGTGCTTTCGACACTGCCTTCCGAGCTGCCCGCAGAACTCGGCACCGACGGAGCCGACTACGGCTACATGCAGGGCACCTCGATGGCCTGCCCCCACGTATCGGGCGTCGCTGCGCTGGGACTCTCCTACGCGCTGGCCAAAGGCAGGCATTACACGGTGGACGAGTTCAAATCGATGCTCCTGACCGCCGTAAACGACATCGACTCCTATATCATCGGCGGCACCAAAAACGGCATGGTACTCCGCAACTACCGCAAGAATATGGGCACCGGATCGATCGATGCCTACCAGCTGCTGATGCAGATCGAAGGCACGCCCTGCCTGCCGGCTAAAGTCGGCGTACAGCAGGTGCTCTCGCTCGACAAGTTCTTCGGGCAGGCTTCGGCGAACCTGACCTACAAGAGCGCCGAAATGTCGCAGGCCGACATGGACAAGCTGGGGATCACCGCCGCGCCTGCGTTCTCGTACGGAAAACTGCAGATCAAATGCACCAAACCGGGCGTCGCCAAGATCAAGATCAAGGCCATGGCCGGAAGTTCCTCGGCAAACGGAGAGATGAGCGGCATGGAGATCACCAAGGAGTTCGCGATCATCGCCCGCGCGGTACAAGCCGGCAACGGGGGTTGGTTATAA
- a CDS encoding lipocalin family protein translates to MRKTIYIVLAALGLCLFAGCGSSDKEKVSPTAKQLVGEWQLKTWTGETPQDFDIYLSFGADNTFEIYQRLAEVKYQKFTGSYQVQNDVLSGKYSGGKNFGSTYDISFNESGSTLTLTSATNVTEVSVYERSTIPNSVKEGAAVMKSTRSAVRLAL, encoded by the coding sequence ATGAGAAAGACTATCTATATCGTACTGGCCGCATTGGGCCTGTGTCTGTTCGCCGGCTGCGGATCGTCGGACAAGGAGAAGGTGTCGCCCACGGCAAAACAGCTCGTCGGCGAGTGGCAGCTCAAGACATGGACGGGCGAGACTCCGCAGGATTTCGATATTTACCTCTCGTTCGGAGCGGACAATACTTTCGAGATATACCAAAGGCTCGCCGAGGTAAAATACCAGAAATTCACCGGCAGTTATCAGGTGCAGAACGACGTGCTCAGCGGAAAATACAGCGGCGGCAAGAACTTCGGAAGCACCTACGACATTTCATTCAACGAATCGGGCAGCACGCTGACGCTGACCAGCGCCACGAACGTTACGGAAGTGAGCGTATACGAGCGCAGCACGATTCCGAATTCGGTCAAGGAGGGCGCCGCCGTGATGAAATCCACCCGTTCGGCGGTACGGCTGGCGCTGTAG